The sequence taaattaaaaatgaacgtgcataattaaaactaaataaatttgcTACAATATTTGTAACAGGTATATAATTGACTGGGATTTGCACTGCCACTCAAAGGATTGTCTCATGAATGAGTGTTCAGATTGTTTGCCCTTAGAGCCAGGGACGCAGCTAAAaatgaaggctgggggggtttttaggcgcaactaatatttacgggtgtggggtattgtatacccatcagagtaagcaggagttgcccagaaaaattttatgaataatgctTCTAAATGGCgagatttacggctttctgagggatatatgaTTAGTCCTAAtgaaattctataagtaatactgaaccgaataagcaaaatggattaagcttattaaaaattctgagctctgggagggttttatctcccaaaaccccccctcactgcaccactgctTAGAGCGGGTGTCTAGTTTCAAGTATCTTGGAATAACCCCggatgagtgtttaaaatggcATCAACATGTTGGAAATGTTGCAAACAgtatgaggcaaactatatctaatttttatttcatccgtaatgaatgcccaacatattttttgataCTCATTTATAACActctagtaaataccaggctaaactacggtgtaTTCCATTGAGGTGCAGCTTATAAAATTCTGTAAGATCCATTGTTGGTCTGCAAAGATGTCTTATTGGAGTGATTTTACAAATGAGCTGTCTtaaaagttcctttcctttattttgcaataaaagcTTGTTCCCCTtaagacatctttttatttacaaggttttatgtcgatttttcatgagaagttaAATTTATACTAtcgttattgttattattattatacaaccgtccttccttcaccctacaaAGATCACGTATTTCTTTCCCTAGACCTAACCTTATactatataaacgttgtttcttggtTATAGGCTCAAAAGAGTATAATTTactacctgattcatgtctgaaaccaaaaaaataataacttaattatgaaaaatatacagtcttggttgttcaccaagcaaagtatggaggatatttttctttgatgtaatacCATATAATGCATGTATGTACCTAGTTTAATTCAAATGCTGtgtctaaaatgtttctatgttagCATGGccttttgtaaatgatggtagccctAAAACAGGTTCTCCTTAATGACTACCTAAAGTTAGTTCTTTGTATGTAATCAGTTCTATTTTGTACTTTCTTTCTTTTTGGAGTAataatccatttatttatttcatttactatatCCTCAGAGGAAATCAGGCACATCTGAATGCGATGCCATCGTAGAAGCAGGAAGTTGTGTAGATTGTAAGATCagacaatttttccttccaaaacctatttatttcataaaaaatactatttctttcCTTATGTCCTTCCTCCAAGATATTTTCTTGATGACTTCCATAGAAAACATCCCCTCTCATCCTGCAACAACCCCCTATGCAACCTTACGCAAATCTTCATTACAAtacataaatttcaaattaatcataaaactcaaatcaataacagtattaattaaaatatacatatacatcATTCATTACAAGAGTTGTTATCCCTTGAATAAAATCTATATACTTGGATAAAATCCTGATCCCACCAGAACTAGGTCCCATACAGAATTTTACATATTCATTTGAAGTTAATGAAAATTGATCTGCAGTTGGAAGGGGAGAGAGCTGTACTCACAAAGCATGCATTAAGCACAATCTACtggcttatttttttcatgggagAAAAGAGCTCTTCTGATCGGAAAGCAATTCCAGCATAGAACCAGGAAGTTTTCTTTAGATCATGACCTAACTTGAATTAAATCCTAATTCACCAGGCTTAGAGTCCTAGCCGAATTCAAGGAACagtaaccctttcgctgctgcgAACCTACCTGGTACattcgcacggcaggctgctgcGAACGCAATTTACACCCTCCCTGCCATGCACTGAGCGCTTTTGTCACATGTGGCGGGTAGGTTTCCATAGCGTGGGCCAGTAAGAGATACAGAAATATCTCAAAGGGGGGGCACAaatgatattttgagctacctatacttttattgttataacaaataatcaagttactaaaataattaagtttaagatattttaatctaaatttatatgcatatacaagacaatgctatctatgacataaaaaagttacaattgtggtctGCAATGTTCTGGCCTAATTTTTCCGCAGAAGAAATCAGGCATTTTCCAGAAGTGATGCCATCATTGAACTAGGAAGTGATGAAGAGTTCTtgacctaattttatttttagcctaATACCACCAAATCTACAGTCCTAACAACATTTTAAGTATTCATGTGAGGTTAACAAAAGTCGATCAGCAGTTAGAACTTGGGAAGGGGAAAGTGGTGTATGCACAAAGTTCACATGTAAGCACAATCTAATGGCCAATTATTTCCACAGAAGAATAATAGGTAAAAAATATGATGTGAATTAAaaatgcagttatttttttcattttatttattgtttaaacatCAAAAATTAAGAAGTTAAAATAAGTATGAGGTACACTGCTCCCAcgcaggggcgtagccaggaatcaaggctggggggggttactGGGGTGTGTGatggtatggtatacccaccaggataagcggtatgtgcgagattataaaattgcaaaattctaagataaacggttcaaaatggttagttttacagcttcctgagggatattttattaatacattcttacactattctattagtaatatcaatcctattaagtaaattggattacaatgaaatatttatctgagctctggggggggggggtttaacctcGGAaaccccccactcgctgcgccactgctcccacATAACATGCgagtggtgaaaatattttgcgaaaatttGATAATGGAATCAGCAGTCATGTTGCCTATGGGAAACAATGTTATGCCTTGTGGCATTTGAGGGCATTAAGAACATCGAAAAGGACTCAAACATGCACCTTTTAGAGAAGATTCCAAGTCTTGTTTTCCCAGATGGACACTTTCGCAAAATTGATACACCGTAAAAAAatcactcacaatcagttgtGCAGAGGTTTGCTAAGTGGCTGGAAGAGAGTCATATGACATTTATAGATCCATTGGATGTACACGCAATATTGGGTGCGATGTTTGAATGTGGGTTCGTCAGGGAGACATTTGAAAGTGGGGGTCACTCGAGAAGGGAAGAGTGTATGACCAGCCAATAGATAACTCCATAaaagcctaaaaaaataaaagaatgcttCAGAGTAGCCATATATTTTATGCCAGTAATGCCTGTTCCagcataaaaattacttttaaaattttgaaaacatacacaaaatgaaaaataaatgaatttctgGAATCCAAGATCTCATTAATCAATGATTTGTATATATCAATGAAAGGTAATATTTGTTAGAATATTGCAGCGCCTTCTTTTATCTAAAGCCGATATCAACTGAATTTTTCCTTTATCtatcttttaagttcctttcAGAAATGTTGCGTTGAAATCATTGTTTACCAATTCTGAAAGGAACTTACAAGATCCATAAAATCTAGCTTAGAATACAGAAATTCATTACAAAAgaattccttttgtcaaaaacCAAAAAAACAAGTTCGCAAGTGATATCACTATTGTACCTGACATACGCATTCTATAGATCTATAACACAACGACTAAAAGTCAAaagtcaatggaaaaaaatatgaataaccaTTGGCAAAAGGTGGCTGGTCGTAGTCGCTCTACCCTCGACGTGGTTTGGTTCAACAGGGGTACAGAGGATTTTGAAAGACATGGGGTGTAAAGCAGGATTCAGGACAAACAGCAGGTCACACGCCAAGGGAGAGACACCGGACCAGCCAAAAATGTACAGTGTGAAGTTGGGTATATAAAGATCCTTCAAACCAGTGGCAAGAGGCATCGAGAGGTAACTCCGCAAAGTGCAATTTTCGTTTCATTTATAAATGTACACAACGATAAGGTGATGAAGTGATATGCAGTATATATTTATCCATGAAATAGTCATAAAGATTTCAGTCGTATCGTGAGAGATATTTCGTTATAGCGAAAATACCCTGAGTTTGAATACGTGTTTACCCAGAATGCAGGATTGAGTGTAGAGTATTTCAtatgtttttctcattttaatgctGGATTCTCAATAATAAACCTCCTAACTTAATATTTAAGCCCCAAATTTCtctttgaagttttattttaaaatttgctgtaAAATATCGCTTAAAATTGCGTAACGCCAAGAGGGAAGGTGGGGGACTTTCGATAATATTTTTGCCGGTCATCCTGTCAAAAATTTCTCATATTCTATCATGATGTCTTCTAAGTGAATAAGTTTTAGCGTTGTAGACATCCGTTTGTCTTGTCAAGtaaagaagtcttctaaaatatGTGTCGTGCAAAGGATGATATTATATGAAAAAGAGGTTAACTGattcgataaaaaaaattcaggggCGGGAAAAATTCGCGCCAATTTCATCAGCTGATTCCTCATTTTCGACTGCCTTGTGCCGCCTCCAGCATGAATCGTATTGAGCATGTCGTACGAGAATTGGTGGAAAATTTTCCCTATGTTTGGACACAATTTCGGAGATTTCAGTGAGTGATCATCCAATCCTACCAATGATTACTTAACTGTACGCAATTTCGCTTTCATTATACGACTTATTAGTTATTgttatatttaagtaaatgaaaggtcgtagcacttttccacaagaatttttaattcgtacaacgcgtttcagctcactgagccatcatctggtacaagacttgtcttgtaccagatgatggctcagtgagctgaaacgcgttgtacgaattaaaaattcttgtggaaaagtgctacgacctttcatttacttaaatatgtctaacttccaccaattgaagcctgaatctgttgaagtTATTGTTATGCTTGGCCATTGAAGCAGCGCATCATATTTGGActcgaaaatgatttttcattctctGATAGTGCTACAAGACGTGGGCATGGAATTGAATGCAAAAACTAGTGTATCTATAGAcgtaactaaaaaaattaaaagtgcgtAGTTGTAAAAGGAGTGGTAAAAACAGCAGGGATAACGTTATTGCAACACTGTGGCACCATACATGGTTTACAGGACTGCGGACCTCGTGCACACCCCACAGGACCCTCGTCAGAAGTTCTTCAACGTGGTGGAGGGCCATAACTTCTGAAAGTACCGTGTGGAGGAGAGGACGGCAGACGGCTTCATCATGGGCGACTATGGCATTCTTAACGACAAGGGCGTGCACTACACGGCCGACGGCACCATCAGTCCACGGCTCATCCACGAGGCCCTTGTCAAGTTCCTGTCGATATGAGCGTCCCTCAGCTGTAATCCATGATCTCGCTGTGGCACACATTGCACAACAAAAGAAAATGTTTGCGCCCTCCAAAAGGGCTGTAACAATATATTAGCATATCTCCATTTTCCTTAAATAAAGGCGCCACCATAAACTGCGTTGGTGGGTCCTCCCAAGTTGTCGTCCAAAACAGTACATCACTCTTCCTTCCACTCTCCTCATTCAAAAAAGTCCGCTAAATCACTTGACATGAGATGGTCTATGAAAGTGGGGCTATGTTAAAGGTCTGAAGGACTGTGGGGTAGAGGCAATGCAGCTgttgtggtggttagagtgtcgGCTTCCCACCTGGTGAGCTCAGGTTTATTTTTCCTGcagtggcagagaaatttcaaaGATTGTCTGATTCcagcttgagtgttgtgtggaggatatttcaagtgcaacactccgtccatcagatgggacgtccacttggcacctttcgttaggaGTCTTCATCAATGCTCATGccaggtttctcttcacccttccctctatacccttctctcatggtgcaaatgatctcagctgttggtcacctactccaaataccataccatactattAGGTGGACTAGAGACAATGGTCCTGGCATAtaggtatatatatgtatatatatacttagggatattttaatataacTTATGTTAAAAATATCACCATCAACAATTGCatgtatttatgatatttttgcctCCGTGGATATTTTGCTTGCGTTTGAGTTtcatgcagaatttttttaaaaaccatatcTCATTCCATTTTAAGAACAACCGTGATTTTGGACTATTGAGTAAAAATCATGTAGTGGTGagattttcctcattttctttgaGCAATTTATCAAGCTCAGGTTCCTTTCCCCCATGCTGAAATGGAAAAGGAGCATGTGAGCTATATTTTGTGCTGATCTGTGCCATTACGAAACTATAGCTATATTAATAGTTTAACTGTCCTATGTAGGTGGAGATTAGTGTACCAAAGCTTTTTCTGAATTGAATGaggcaaatatgaaaatttcatttggacTTGTACAAATTACTTGTAATTATAAAGGATGaggtcaagaaaaatatattatttattttgctgcCACTAATTTTTCCACTaattgatcaattttatccttcaactccaataaatttaaattttaaaaatgaagattttatgggaaaaatacatattttttcaggattttttatgatgagtgattatttttttaatttttaaagctgATCAGCTAAAATTCAATTGGTGctgatgaataattaattataatttcctcTGATACCCCTTAGGAATGATATAAGAAGCAAGCTTCAAAATCCCAAGAAAATGGTCCTAtcaatcaagaagtaattttcCTTAAATGATTTTCTCCTTAGGCCTAGCATTGTCGCCTAGCTAAAAATTTCTAACTTCCTTCACCATCAGTAATGCTACTCCAATAAGAGCAGGCTCTCTCTGTTTACAGGACATGTCAAACAGTGGCTAATTTTTCctacaatgaaatatttactttccaGTTGTTTTCCTTCATGTCTtcgctttaatttttattaaactattgaaatcattttatataaCCCAAGTCATTTCGTAGTGCACTAAATGTCGGATTTACCATGGCTAGGTGGTTTTATGCCTCCCCACTTAAACAGTTCTTTCGATCAATAAAGgatgatttcaaatacaaatttgttGGCCAGGGTAgggaaaaaattggtaaaactgtAATAGTATTTTCATTGGTGATTGCTACAGGTATTTGGcaattttatagcaaaaaatcaGCACATCACAAGAATGGAGTGTCGATTTCGGCGTGCTAGGTGTGATCGATGTCAACGGGTGGGCCATTTAAAGGCAATGTGCAAACAGGATCACTTGGGTGAGTACGAAAAAAGGGTATTTCATAGTGAGATTTCTGAAGGGTGTATGGAGGGTTATGAGCGGGAAGAAAAGGGTGTTGGAATTTTTGATTTAGAGGTTTCTTCTGTTAGGGGTGAGAGTTATGGCGAAGAGTTCCCCTCACTTTTCAATATTAATTCTGCACTCGGGGATGCGCCATTTAAAGTGGCAATCTTAGTAGAGGGGGTCAAGCTGGATATGGAAATTGATACGGGTTCGGCCATTTCAGCAATATCGGAGGGCTGCTACCAGAAATATTTCTCAGAGTTGCCCCTGCAAAGAACAGCCATACGGCTTAAATCTTACTCCAACAACCTTATAAAACCAGGGGGCACCATTGGGGTAAAGGTCCGCCACAAGAGTAGAGTATATGAATTGTCACTCTTTGTCGTCAAAAATGGAGGGCCGCCAATCATGGGGAGGGATTGGctaaaaattttaagagtgaCCATACCAGTAATGCATTTGGGTGTCAGAGATCCCAAGTTGGAGAGGGTGCTAGAGAAATTTACCGCATTATGGGAAGGTGAACTGGGCACGTTTAATAAGGGTGAAGTGGCTTTAATTCTAAAACCTGACGTCAAACCGGTTTATTGCCCTCCGAGAGCATTAGCATTTGCGCTCCGAAACAAGGTGGATGAAGAGTTAGACAGGCTTGTTAGGGTGGGAATCCTGCACCCTGTAGACTTCAGTGCGTGGGCCACACCAATAGTACCGGTGGCTAAGAATGATGGCAGTGTTAGGATCTGTGGGGATTTTAAAATTACTCTCAATCCAAATTTACAAATTGAGCGATATCCCTTGCCAAGGgttgatgaaatatttgcaatattagAAGGGGGAGAAAAATTCTCAACAATCGACCTTGCCCAGGCTTTTCAGCAACTCACTCTAGATGAAGGGTCGCAGGAGCTTTGTACAATCAACACCCACAGGGGCTTATTTAGATATTGTAGACTTCCCTTTGGAGTTGCTTCTGCTCCAgcaatatttcaaagaataatgGACCAAGTCATGCAGGGATTAAAGGGAGCAGCTTCTTTCCAAGATGACATTATTGTAACAGGTAGGAATGACAAGGAACATTTGGAAAACTTGGACCGGGTGCTGAACAAGCTTTGCGGGTTAGGGTTTAAAGTCAATAGAGGTAAATGTCGGTTCATGGAAATGTCGGTGGAATATCTGGGTCACAAAATTGACAGGGAAGGCCTGCACCCAACTATTTCCAAAGTATAGGCAATAACTAAATGTCCACCACCTAGAAATGTATCTCAGCTGAGGGCATTCTTGGGGCTAATTGAATATTATTCCAAGTTTCTGCCAAACTTAGCAACCAGGTTGGCCCCCCTTCATGAGCTATGTAAGGAATCCAAGTGGGATTGGTCTGAGAAGTGTGAGGAGGCTTTTCAGTCAGTTAAAACCTCTATTGCTTCAGCTGGAGTCCTTGCACATTACAACCCCTCCTTGCCTATCATTTTAGAATGCGATGCATCTCCGCATGGAGTAGGGGCAGTGTTGATTCAGAGATATACAAATGGACTAGAGTGCCCCATTGCTTTTGCTTCAAGATCACTGAGCAAAGTGGAAACTAATTATGCACAAATTGACCGCGAAGCTCTAGCAATCATCTTTGGGGTTAAGAAATTTACCCAATACCTATATGGGCGGAAATTTACTTTGAGAACAGATCACAAGCCCCTGCTTTACATTTTAGGAGAAAAGAAAGGTATTCCCCAAATGGCAGCCAACAGGTTACAGCGCTGGGCAATAATCTTGTAAGGGTATGATTTCCAAATCAAGTACATAAAGGCCACGGAAAATAGGGTTGCGGATGGACTTTCGAGGTTGCCACTTAGAGAGGAGGAGGTAGAAATCAAAGAATTCTCATATATTGAGTTGGGAGAAAGAGAATTTCTGCCGGTTACTGTAAAGAGAGTGCGACAGGAATCTCAAAGGGACCCCCTATTAGCCAAGGTCCTGGACTACTGCATGTTCGGGTGGCCGGTAAAGGGGGAAGAGAATGTAAAGCcctattttaacagaaaaatggAACTAAGTGTGGAACAGGGATGCCTGATGTGGGGTAATAGGGTTGTTATCCCTGAAAAGTTGAGGCCCATTATCTTGAACGAATTGCATGCCAGTCATCAGGGCATTGTAAAGATGAAGTCTGTTGCGAGGTCATATGTTTGGTGGCCTAAGCTGGATGAGGACTTAGAAGCGTTAGCTCGGGCATGCACCGCATGTGCAGAAAATAAACCCCTCCCAAATAAAGCCCCTTTGAAATGCTGGGAAAGGCCAGATAAACCATGGGTACGCTTACACATAGATTTAGCTGGTCCGTTTATGAGTAAAGTCTTTCTTGTGGTAGTTGACAGTTCCACAAAATGGCCAGAGGTTTTTCAGCTGAGTAATAGCAGCTCAGAGGAAATTTTGGGTCACTTAAGAGCTCTGTTTGCAATCTTTGGGCTACCTGAGGAAATTGTGAGTGATAATGGCACACCATTTACCTCTTGGGAATTTCAGAACTTTTGCTCTATGAATGGGATTAGGCACAGGTTTTCCCCTCCATACCATCCTGCTACAAATGGGGCTGCAGAGAACCTGGTAAAGTGTTTCAAAAGCAAGATAAAGACCCTAGTAAACTCAAATGTACCCTTGCACATTGCCTTACAACGGTTCCTGTTTGATTGCAGAATAAGCCCTCATTCCACTACAGGGGAGCCACCCAGTCTGTTGATGTTTGGGCGGGTTCTTAGGTCACGCCTATCACTTCTCAAACCCAGCATCAATCAGACTGTCACCACGAAGCAGGAGCACCAAAAGAGGTCCCATGGCACCTCTACCCAACTGAGGACCTTCAATGTGGGTGACAAAGTGTGGGCTACAGCTTACACCAGAGGAGGAGCAAGACAGTGGAAAGAAACTACTGTTGTGTCAGTGCTGGGATCAAGAAATTACAGGGTGGAGACAAAAGATGGAAGTGTGTGGCATCGCCACATTGATCAGCTCAGGGAAGTGGGGACTGGGGTGATAGGTAGGGCTGAGGAAACTCAGGTTTCGAGTGAAATGAAAAGTGAGTTAATCGTTCCAGGGAAGGCAACTGCTATGAGCTGCAGCAGAAGTGGTAGTTCAGAGCCTGTGGGGTACTGGCAGACAGGGTTGGGAAAGGGTTGTGACAATGTGGGGAGTGTGCAaaatgactcaataaaaaaaacagggggGGATAGTGAACCATGTGTTCAGGAAATGCAAACACGGTACCCTAAAAGGGCaaggaaagtaaaagaaatgtggaATGTGTGAGCATTGGTGGGGGGGGAGTGATGTCAatcattgagattttttttttctctttctttcttttttttgctaaTGTCAGCTGTTCCTCTGTGTATGTAATTAATTCCTTTGTATTATATAATTAGTCTCTTGTTTGTCGGGTTGGGATGTTCCCTCTCTTTTTGGGAAGGGAGGAGTGTGATGTATTACGTTTGTCACTTGATCCTGCCGCTTCACGGCAGGCAATTGTTCCTGGAATAAAAATGTGGTGTTGCCGCCATCTTGGCAGTTGCACGCTGGCACTGGAATGGTCGTGTTGATTTGCCCCGATATACCACAAAAACAAATAAGCGTTTTCCTGGTAAAACCAtcaataaatgttgaaaaataccTATCACTGTGAATTGAGAGGGGGTCCATTGGTCCACAAAAGTTTGAATGAATTAATTCTAGCACGTTAGATTTCTTTTCTAGACGAGGACTGCTGACAGGAAATTGTTTCCTACACTGCTTACCCTCTACACAGGATTCACACATGGCTCAAATTGAATAGCTGATGGCTCAAATTCATGCCATCACCTAATTTTTCCAAGAGAGATAAATTCTTGTGCCCTAAATGGCCTAGCCTTTTATCCCACAACTCAAGGGGGTTTTAATTCTGAAATACTGTagcaaaacaatttttatcaaGCATAATTTCAGATATTTCCCTGCCTTCACTGACATCCAAGGTGTACACACCGCCATCAACAGAACCTGTTGCATTAAATTTCCCTTTACACTTAAGTGAACAGATTCATAGATTTCACATCCCTTGTCAGTGAATAAAACTGAGGCCCCATAGTTTGTTATGCAACTTACAGACAATAAATTAGCTGACAAATCTGGCACATGAAATACAATGGAAATGTTTAGCATTCAACCTTGTCTCAGTCTTGCAACTGCAACCCCTTTGCCTGCGACACCAATCTTTTTGTTGCTTGCTACAGTGTTTTGCATATCTGTACCAGCATTAGAATACAAATCAGTCAGCCAATCTCTATGCCTCGTCATGTGAACAGACGAACAAGAGTGGATATACCATTTTTAAGCCCATACATGACATGACATGACCATGAGCCAGGCAGCACCTTTCTCTCTACCCTTAGAATTAGAATATTTTGATAACTCATAGCACTTAGATTTTTACTCACACTTTTATCTGGGCAATCATGGGCAAAATGCCCATACTCGTGGCATTTATGACATCTGACCTTGTTTATGTTGAATCCCGTTTTCTTTTGTCAGCCTGTTTCAGACTTCTCCCCACCAAACCACTGAAAGGTGCTCTTATTGCTCTTTTGCTTTGTGGCAAAAGCAACAGCTGACACTTTCATGTCAATTGACATCCTGTATCTCTCTTGGAGCAGCTTCTGCTTCACTGTCTCCACCTTCAGTTTGTCCGTCGTGGTGTTTTCCACAGCCATCCAGAACGGCCAGTAGTCCTCTGTCAGGCCTCTCAGCATCAGGACTGCGAGGAGTTCGTCGTCTATCTGCTTCCCCATGCTCTTTAACTTAGTGTCTATCTCCGTGAGCTTATTCACATATTCCTCCATGCCAGAGAAATTCACCAACTTAACATCGAACAACTGATCGATAAGAGCAATATGCCGGTTAACACTTTTGTTCTCATACATGGCCTTCAGATGCATCCACATATCGTAGGCCATCTGCTGACCTATCACCTCCATTTTAGGTCCAGACTTGAGAAGcatataaattttttgctctcaCTTTTTGAGCTAGTTTCTTTAATATTGCCGTGGCACTAGCAGACAATTCTTCACTCTTGAAGTCCCAGATATCCTCATGGATGAGATACATTTCAATATCCATGGCCCAAGTCTCATAATTTGCTGTTCCTCGCAACTTCTCCACCAGCGGCAACGAACTCACACTATAGTGAATGTTCGTAATGGATGTTGCAGTTTCTTGGGTTTCGAGCatgctcaaggtcagccgccgtcagttcagaaaaatggtataatacTGCGCTGTGTGGGGGtaaggaatacccaccaggataagcggaagtgagattaataaattgcggaatttaaagataaattgttcaaaatggtgaggtttgCGGCTTTCCGGGGGATATtattttaatccttacactatcctattagtaatatcaatccaattaagtaaaatggattaaacttaagcatttctctgatctctggggggttttaacccccaaaaccccccctcgctgcgccactgacgtgCTCCATATCTCGACGTGGACGGGAACACATCAATTGACATGCTCCACACAGAATGTGATAATTAAATCAAACAATCAAGGTTTCTTTGAAGAAAATTGCATGCTTGAATGATTGACCTAAAGCAAGGTAAGACATTGCAGAGTTTCAAATGCTGGTaaggtattttgaggaggcgaccaacagctgaggtcaattgcgccatgagggaagggtatggaaggaagcgTGGAGAGAGACCGGGCATCGGCATTAGCCCGCTATTAATGAATGCTGCCATGGGGACCAAGGCTTAAAGTCCCATcccacggacggagtgttgtgcttgaaatgtcctccacacaacattcaagcagggatcgggcagtctctgaaaattctctgccactgccaggatttgaacctgagcctgctgggtgggaagccaacactctagccaccacaccaacccgatcccatttCAAATGCTTCCTGAATACTTTGATACATCTGTTCTAAAATGAAGGTATgaaaataagtaccaagaatttcTCACCTGATTATATTAAAGCTGGACAAAGAACTAGAACCCTGGGATATGTCTTAAAGCCTATTGTAGGTGAATGCTAATGATGTTTAAACCTAGCGGTGGCCCATTTAGTTTGAAGGACCACCACCAGAGATAGCTTCTTGGCTGAAGTTGTtaccctgggaccctgaggtccctgttGATGCCGCCTGAGTACGTGGAGCCTAGCACCAGGAAGGTGCTACATGGGAGAATAACAAAACAACAGCTGGGAAAGGGTTCACTCCTGCATGAGACTGGGGTGTTTGAcggtcaggtcattatcaagtacaatcaatttgtacttgataatgacctgatggttgaaaaatgttgtacttttggaaataaacctgtggaaaagtgccatctatctgttctttcaatactcaTAGGATGCCATTCCACTATATCTTgtctgctt comes from Ischnura elegans chromosome X, ioIscEleg1.1, whole genome shotgun sequence and encodes:
- the LOC124171176 gene encoding uncharacterized protein K02A2.6-like, translated to MKSVARSYVWWPKLDEDLEALARACTACAENKPLPNKAPLKCWERPDKPWVRLHIDLAGPFMSKVFLVVVDSSTKWPEVFQLSNSSSEEILGHLRALFAIFGLPEEIVSDNGTPFTSWEFQNFCSMNGIRHRFSPPYHPATNGAAENLVKCFKSKIKTLVNSNVPLHIALQRFLFDCRISPHSTTGEPPSLLMFGRVLRSRLSLLKPSINQTVTTKQEHQKRSHGTSTQLRTFNVGDKVWATAYTRGGARQWKETTVVSVLGSRNYRVETKDGSVWHRHIDQLREVGTGVIGRAEETQVSSEMKSELIVPGKATAMSCSRSGSSEPVGYWQTGLGKGCDNVGSVQNDSIKKTGGDSEPCVQEMQTRYPKRARKVKEMWNV